In Arthrobacter sp. QXT-31, one genomic interval encodes:
- a CDS encoding sugar phosphate isomerase/epimerase family protein, with translation MAYTADNWPITAALLQFPGVDAQGTHINDADASAWAEVFTEVKEAGFANADLTDSWVRPGDLSKERLAEFKQTADSVGIGIPVISAIRQSIIQEGKWEDNLAYSHRTIDAAAELGCEVVSFGLHQAITPEQQKQLWFWTVEGYKDPVGDKEAWNNAVSRFQELGRHAAEVGILLSLEMYEDTYIGTADSSVQFVQDIGLSNVGLNPDLGNLIRLHRPIEDWREMVAKTLPYSNYWHMKNYIRDEDVARDMYVAMPAPMESGLINYREAFKVALSVGFQGILCTEHYGGDGLSVTASNQDYLRRHVLPKKDGYALGQSQVAQGRQQPAAVAR, from the coding sequence ATGGCTTACACCGCCGACAACTGGCCCATCACCGCCGCTCTGCTGCAGTTCCCGGGCGTTGACGCTCAGGGCACCCACATCAACGACGCCGATGCCTCCGCCTGGGCCGAGGTCTTCACCGAGGTCAAGGAAGCAGGCTTCGCCAATGCCGACCTCACCGACAGCTGGGTCCGCCCCGGCGACCTGAGCAAGGAGCGCCTCGCCGAGTTCAAGCAGACCGCTGACAGCGTCGGCATCGGCATCCCGGTCATCTCCGCCATCCGCCAGAGCATCATTCAGGAGGGCAAGTGGGAGGACAACCTGGCCTACAGCCACCGCACCATCGATGCGGCAGCAGAACTGGGCTGTGAAGTCGTCTCCTTCGGGCTGCACCAGGCAATCACCCCGGAGCAGCAGAAGCAGCTCTGGTTCTGGACCGTCGAAGGCTACAAGGACCCGGTCGGGGACAAGGAGGCCTGGAACAACGCCGTCTCGCGTTTCCAGGAACTTGGGCGCCACGCTGCTGAGGTTGGCATCCTGCTCTCGCTCGAGATGTACGAGGACACCTACATCGGCACCGCGGACTCCTCCGTGCAGTTCGTCCAGGACATCGGCCTGTCCAACGTCGGCCTCAACCCGGACCTCGGCAACCTCATCCGCCTGCACCGGCCCATCGAGGACTGGCGGGAAATGGTTGCCAAGACCCTGCCGTACTCCAACTACTGGCACATGAAGAACTACATCCGGGACGAGGACGTGGCCCGCGACATGTACGTCGCCATGCCCGCCCCGATGGAAAGCGGCCTGATCAACTACCGCGAGGCGTTCAAGGTGGCGCTCTCCGTTGGTTTCCAGGGCATCCTGTGCACCGAGCACTACGGCGGCGACGGCCTCTCCGTGACGGCCAGCAACCAGGACTACCTGCGCCGCCACGTCCTGCCCAAGAAGGACGGCTACGCCCTCGGCCAGAGCCAGGTGGCGCAGGGACGGCAGCAGCCCGCCGCCGTCGCCCGCTAG
- a CDS encoding GntR family transcriptional regulator, producing MQKASNGTRAGSRPEDQTGRKGGRTVSRQVLADHVYEELLASLMDGRLEPGAAVSIDGTARELDVSPTPVREALARLEHTGMVRRVALKGYRVAPVFTREDFADLMEARLAIEPVNARLACARLNPHRLAELEQTVEDLKSAPRGPSFVEYKDYLEADERFHQLIAQQTDNQFMVGAYAALGGQVQRFRLFGGVGITDAEYAIAEHQSVLDALSSGDPDKAEAAMAAHIQKVRERAMADAPEE from the coding sequence ATGCAAAAAGCGTCCAACGGCACCCGCGCCGGCAGCCGGCCCGAGGATCAGACCGGGCGCAAGGGAGGCCGGACGGTCAGCCGTCAGGTCCTGGCCGACCACGTTTACGAGGAGCTGCTCGCCTCGCTGATGGACGGCAGGCTGGAACCAGGGGCCGCCGTCAGCATTGACGGAACTGCCCGTGAGCTGGACGTTTCCCCGACTCCTGTCCGCGAAGCACTGGCCCGCTTGGAACACACGGGCATGGTCCGCAGGGTGGCGCTCAAGGGGTATCGCGTTGCGCCGGTCTTCACCCGGGAGGACTTTGCGGATCTCATGGAGGCCCGGCTGGCGATCGAGCCCGTCAACGCCCGCCTCGCCTGCGCGCGCTTGAACCCGCACCGCCTTGCCGAGCTTGAACAGACAGTCGAGGACCTGAAATCCGCGCCGCGCGGCCCGTCCTTTGTGGAGTACAAGGACTATCTCGAAGCCGATGAGCGCTTCCACCAGCTGATCGCACAGCAGACCGACAACCAGTTCATGGTGGGTGCCTATGCGGCCCTGGGCGGACAGGTCCAGCGCTTCCGGCTTTTTGGCGGGGTGGGCATCACCGACGCGGAATACGCCATCGCCGAGCATCAGTCCGTCCTGGACGCGCTGTCGAGCGGCGACCCGGACAAGGCAGAAGCGGCCATGGCGGCGCACATCCAGAAGGTCCGCGAACGCGCAATGGCCGACGCCCCGGAGGAGTAG
- a CDS encoding signal peptidase I: MAAPSILTTADASAARPADGADPGDSGTDNTRDGVRPPLRWLAAAGRAVNFVLLMVALFAALVLILAPKATGSQTYAVLTNSMAPKYSPGTYLVVKPTAFSELQAGDVITFQLESGKPAVETHRIVGFGTTQTGEKTLITKGDNNDTSDPNPVREPQVNGKLFYAVPYAGYVANALGNSDRGLWVTVGAAGLIGYGALLIFRNVRSRRREAGTAA; the protein is encoded by the coding sequence GTGGCTGCGCCTAGCATTCTTACGACGGCGGATGCGTCCGCTGCCCGTCCCGCTGACGGTGCGGATCCAGGCGACTCCGGCACGGACAACACCCGCGATGGAGTCCGCCCGCCCCTCCGCTGGCTCGCGGCGGCAGGCAGAGCCGTCAACTTCGTGCTGCTGATGGTCGCGCTGTTCGCCGCCCTGGTCCTGATCCTCGCTCCGAAGGCCACCGGCTCCCAAACCTACGCCGTTCTGACGAATTCCATGGCCCCCAAGTACTCACCGGGTACCTACCTCGTGGTCAAGCCCACGGCTTTTAGCGAACTGCAGGCCGGGGATGTCATCACGTTCCAACTGGAGTCGGGAAAGCCCGCGGTGGAGACGCACCGCATCGTTGGCTTCGGAACCACCCAGACGGGGGAGAAGACCCTCATCACCAAGGGCGACAACAACGACACCAGCGATCCCAACCCCGTTCGTGAGCCACAGGTGAATGGCAAGCTCTTCTACGCCGTCCCTTACGCCGGTTATGTCGCCAACGCGCTGGGGAATTCCGATCGTGGCCTTTGGGTGACGGTGGGCGCTGCCGGCCTCATCGGATACGGCGCACTCCTCATCTTCCGGAACGTCCGCAGCCGGCGCCGCGAAGCAGGCACGGCGGCATGA
- a CDS encoding alternate-type signal peptide domain-containing protein — MKNSALIKGTAAIAVGAALLLGGGGTLASWNASQSATPGTVVAGDLNVVADTGVWTDDAGLTIANIGNYRVVPGDKLTYTQVLNVTLVGDKMAASIAATGTGAVNGFTADNVVVTNPVLTAGSPSAVVSNPLTTSGTVTATITFEFKSGTANRADVTKSYNFGRVAFTLNQIVPVVAGT, encoded by the coding sequence ATGAAGAACAGCGCACTAATCAAGGGAACCGCCGCCATCGCCGTTGGTGCGGCGCTGCTGCTGGGTGGAGGCGGCACGCTGGCCTCCTGGAACGCATCCCAGTCCGCCACTCCCGGCACAGTCGTCGCCGGCGACCTGAACGTGGTGGCAGACACAGGTGTCTGGACGGACGACGCCGGCCTCACCATCGCCAACATCGGCAACTACAGGGTGGTTCCCGGCGACAAGCTGACGTACACCCAGGTCCTGAACGTCACCCTCGTCGGCGACAAGATGGCTGCCAGCATCGCCGCCACAGGCACCGGTGCCGTGAACGGGTTTACCGCCGACAACGTCGTTGTGACCAACCCTGTCCTGACCGCCGGTTCCCCGAGCGCGGTTGTGAGCAACCCGCTGACCACCAGCGGGACGGTCACCGCCACAATCACCTTTGAGTTCAAGTCGGGCACTGCAAACCGCGCCGACGTAACCAAGAGCTACAACTTCGGCAGGGTCGCCTTCACTTTGAACCAGATCGTCCCCGTCGTAGCCGGTACCTAA
- a CDS encoding alkene reductase produces the protein MLFSPLTLGEHELPNRLVMAPLTRVRTGKEGVPGPLVVEHYRQRASLGLIVSEGTYPSPAGRSYPGQPGLVTAEQIAGWKKVTDAVHAEGGRIFAQIMHGGRVSHEDINGGHRVVAPSAIAVEGETRTYNGKQPHPVPHELSIDELPIVREEIVAASRNAIEAGFDGVELHSANGYLLHEFLAPNTNVRTDSYGGSPENRARFVIETVNAVVEALGANRVGIRISPEHNVQGIEETDSADVRATYEVLVNSIAPLDLAYLSILHADPTGDLVQDLRSRFNGPFLVNTGFGVITTREEAFSLVTDGHADAVVVGRPAIANPDLARRWREGLPLNEPDQSTFYAEGAKGYTDYPVYQPA, from the coding sequence ATGCTGTTTTCCCCGCTGACACTCGGCGAGCACGAACTCCCCAACCGCCTCGTCATGGCACCCCTGACCCGTGTTCGCACCGGCAAGGAAGGCGTACCCGGCCCGCTCGTTGTGGAGCACTACCGCCAGCGCGCGTCCCTCGGCCTCATCGTCAGCGAGGGAACCTACCCCAGCCCCGCCGGCCGTTCCTACCCCGGACAGCCCGGGCTGGTCACCGCCGAGCAGATTGCAGGCTGGAAGAAGGTCACCGACGCCGTCCATGCTGAGGGTGGCCGGATCTTCGCCCAGATCATGCACGGCGGCCGCGTCTCGCATGAGGACATCAACGGCGGCCACCGCGTCGTGGCTCCCAGTGCAATCGCCGTCGAAGGTGAAACGCGCACCTACAACGGCAAGCAGCCGCACCCGGTCCCGCACGAGCTCTCCATCGACGAGCTGCCGATCGTCCGAGAGGAAATCGTCGCGGCCTCGCGCAATGCCATCGAGGCAGGGTTCGACGGCGTGGAGCTGCACTCCGCCAACGGTTACCTTCTCCACGAGTTCCTGGCGCCGAACACCAATGTCCGCACCGACAGCTACGGCGGCTCGCCCGAGAACCGCGCCCGCTTCGTGATCGAGACGGTGAACGCCGTCGTGGAGGCACTCGGCGCCAACCGCGTCGGAATCCGCATCTCGCCCGAGCACAATGTCCAGGGCATCGAGGAAACGGATTCCGCCGACGTCCGGGCAACCTACGAGGTGCTGGTCAACTCGATCGCCCCGCTGGACCTGGCCTATCTGAGCATCCTGCACGCCGACCCGACCGGCGACCTGGTCCAGGACCTGCGGTCACGCTTTAACGGGCCGTTCCTGGTCAACACCGGCTTTGGCGTCATCACCACCCGCGAGGAGGCTTTCTCGCTCGTGACCGATGGACACGCGGACGCCGTCGTGGTGGGCCGGCCCGCCATCGCCAACCCGGATCTCGCCCGCCGCTGGCGTGAGGGCCTGCCGCTGAACGAACCTGACCAGTCCACGTTCTACGCCGAGGGTGCGAAGGGCTACACCGACTACCCGGTGTACCAGCCGGCCTAG
- a CDS encoding PKD domain-containing protein produces the protein MTKRAIISVTLAALLAFSFQQHGYALDDDYGGSATYGETHLVVGAWVPDEDSGEMVPAPPGYVSNDPNQYNAFPQCQVDDGNLAIDCLANQRICPPRADGKPGTPVVWKVAPREIEKPQWTDWTGNGGGPTCLYDRNPEDLLPRIAARIQEAFENLPIAPGTLTAQPSPHTLRGAETNFYAKATEQPFDITILAQRIHIIAKPVQYRWDYGDGTSLGPTTTMGGPLPQNRWGEKTRTSHAYAATGDFNVVLTTYFQGTYSVNGGPNLPIPNQGQFSSPPQTVSVWRSVTRNYADDCLANPRGEGCPLGR, from the coding sequence GTGACAAAGCGGGCGATTATTTCAGTTACGCTTGCCGCATTGCTGGCATTTAGTTTCCAACAGCACGGTTATGCACTGGACGACGATTACGGTGGTTCGGCCACATACGGCGAAACACACCTCGTTGTTGGCGCTTGGGTCCCGGACGAGGACAGTGGGGAGATGGTTCCCGCCCCGCCGGGCTATGTCAGCAACGATCCGAACCAGTACAACGCATTTCCCCAGTGCCAAGTGGACGACGGCAACTTGGCTATCGATTGCTTGGCAAATCAACGCATTTGTCCGCCCAGGGCCGATGGGAAGCCGGGGACCCCTGTGGTCTGGAAGGTTGCTCCTCGGGAGATAGAGAAACCTCAGTGGACGGACTGGACAGGAAACGGTGGCGGCCCGACGTGCCTTTATGATCGGAACCCCGAGGACTTGCTGCCGAGGATCGCTGCCCGGATTCAAGAGGCGTTCGAAAACCTGCCTATTGCGCCGGGAACGCTGACGGCGCAACCGAGCCCCCACACTCTTCGTGGCGCGGAAACCAACTTCTACGCAAAGGCCACAGAGCAGCCCTTCGACATCACCATCTTGGCCCAGCGAATCCACATCATCGCCAAGCCCGTCCAATACCGGTGGGACTATGGTGACGGGACTTCGCTTGGCCCGACTACCACCATGGGCGGGCCGCTCCCTCAAAACCGCTGGGGTGAGAAGACCCGTACCAGTCACGCCTACGCAGCGACCGGTGACTTCAATGTCGTCCTCACTACATACTTCCAAGGAACGTACTCCGTGAACGGCGGCCCGAACCTTCCCATACCGAATCAAGGTCAGTTCAGCTCTCCACCCCAAACGGTGAGTGTCTGGCGATCCGTCACGCGCAACTACGCCGACGATTGCCTCGCAAACCCCCGCGGCGAAGGCTGTCCCTTGGGGAGGTGA
- a CDS encoding DUF6318 family protein yields MTSRTCSSERLRLPLISAVAVSVLVLTSCSGGGEPQAGPTASAVASPALSTSGSASATPSATPTPKPTPVYKPADAKGRAQNVPVPVKPPLADKNTKEGLEAFTKYWYALLNYGFETGDLSSWAELTSGSCEFCNLLKKSIAIGYKEGRWQVGGRLSAPSIEANFKTGAGSQQVLVQVIQEETQFYKADKSVGRSPAAGSNTASVVIATYSGNRWTVADLHPVR; encoded by the coding sequence ATGACTTCTCGTACCTGCTCTTCTGAACGCCTCCGTCTGCCTTTGATCTCTGCCGTAGCTGTGTCCGTCCTTGTGCTCACCAGCTGTAGCGGTGGAGGCGAGCCTCAGGCCGGACCGACTGCCTCTGCTGTGGCGTCGCCAGCCCTGTCCACTTCCGGTTCGGCATCCGCCACACCCAGCGCCACTCCGACGCCCAAGCCGACACCCGTCTACAAGCCGGCCGATGCCAAGGGCCGGGCGCAGAACGTGCCTGTACCGGTCAAGCCGCCCCTGGCCGACAAGAATACGAAGGAGGGCCTGGAGGCGTTCACGAAGTATTGGTACGCCCTACTGAATTACGGCTTCGAGACGGGTGACTTGTCGTCTTGGGCGGAGCTAACTTCCGGCTCTTGCGAGTTTTGTAACCTTCTCAAGAAAAGTATTGCGATCGGGTACAAAGAGGGGCGTTGGCAGGTTGGTGGTCGTCTTTCGGCTCCTTCAATTGAGGCGAATTTCAAGACGGGAGCGGGGAGTCAGCAGGTTCTCGTGCAGGTCATCCAGGAAGAAACGCAGTTCTATAAGGCGGATAAAAGCGTCGGAAGAAGTCCTGCTGCTGGATCGAATACCGCTTCGGTAGTTATAGCGACGTATTCGGGCAATCGCTGGACCGTGGCTGACCTGCATCCCGTTCGCTGA
- a CDS encoding pyridoxamine 5'-phosphate oxidase family protein has translation MMFNHTDGDPILILDEEQCWQLLENTKHGRLVVTVAGEPDIFPVNYVTSRRKLYFRTAPGNKLAQVTINDRVLFETDGIMSDQAWSVVLRGTARVLSKSAEIAEAEELGLASWVPTLKDFYVEIDPGSVTGRHFQFGEQPERDF, from the coding sequence ATGATGTTCAACCACACCGACGGCGATCCCATCCTGATCCTCGACGAAGAGCAATGCTGGCAGCTTCTGGAAAACACAAAGCACGGCAGGCTCGTGGTCACTGTGGCGGGCGAGCCGGATATCTTCCCCGTCAACTACGTGACCAGCCGCCGAAAGCTGTACTTCCGCACGGCGCCGGGCAACAAGCTGGCCCAGGTCACCATCAACGACAGGGTCCTCTTCGAGACGGACGGCATCATGTCGGACCAGGCGTGGTCGGTGGTACTCCGCGGCACTGCGCGCGTGCTGAGCAAGTCAGCGGAGATTGCCGAGGCCGAGGAGCTGGGACTCGCATCCTGGGTGCCCACGCTCAAGGACTTCTACGTCGAGATCGATCCGGGCTCCGTGACCGGCCGGCACTTCCAGTTCGGCGAGCAGCCGGAGCGCGATTTCTAG
- a CDS encoding very short patch repair endonuclease — protein MADRLTPEQRSWNMSRIRGKNTKPELLVRRLLHAKGYRYRLHGASRGVKLPGNPDLVFAGRRKVIFINGCFWHFHDCKVGQHSPKANAEFWETKRTRTRERDASQRRQLENDGWDVLTVWECELRDLSAVEQQLETFLAAG, from the coding sequence ATGGCGGACCGGCTGACACCTGAGCAGCGCAGCTGGAACATGTCCCGGATCCGGGGCAAGAACACCAAGCCCGAGCTGCTGGTGCGCCGCCTCCTGCATGCCAAGGGCTACCGGTATCGCCTGCACGGGGCCTCGCGCGGCGTCAAGCTGCCGGGAAACCCCGATCTCGTCTTCGCCGGCCGGCGCAAGGTGATCTTCATCAACGGCTGCTTCTGGCACTTCCATGACTGCAAGGTGGGCCAGCACTCCCCCAAGGCCAACGCCGAATTCTGGGAAACGAAACGCACCCGCACGCGGGAGCGCGACGCCAGCCAGCGCCGTCAGCTCGAAAACGACGGCTGGGACGTACTCACCGTCTGGGAGTGCGAGCTCAGGGACCTCTCCGCCGTGGAGCAGCAGCTGGAGACGTTTCTCGCAGCAGGCTGA
- a CDS encoding response regulator transcription factor, whose protein sequence is MGDTRVGLVIEDDHDIRELVRVVLTQAGFEVRAASSGAEGVLAAKELDPAVITLDLGLPDIDGFEVARQIRQFSDAYIVMLTARAEELDTLIGLESGADDYLTKPFRPRELRARVAAMMRRPRSTPDLAEEGGSPAAAVSEARKYTHNGLDLSYESRTVAVDGHELSLTRTEFDLLHALLEAGRMVRTKADLVRRLRDEPYDVGSYISEADERSVEVHMGNLRKKLGDSAQNPRWLQTVRGVGYRLAPAEH, encoded by the coding sequence ATGGGTGATACACGCGTAGGACTGGTCATTGAGGATGACCACGATATTCGCGAATTGGTGCGCGTTGTTTTGACGCAGGCGGGCTTTGAAGTGCGTGCGGCAAGCAGCGGAGCCGAGGGTGTTCTCGCCGCCAAGGAACTTGACCCGGCGGTCATCACGCTCGACCTCGGACTGCCGGACATCGACGGCTTCGAAGTCGCCCGGCAGATCCGCCAGTTCTCCGACGCATACATCGTTATGCTCACTGCCCGTGCAGAAGAGCTGGATACCCTGATCGGACTTGAGTCGGGTGCAGACGACTACCTCACCAAGCCGTTCCGGCCGCGCGAGCTGCGTGCCCGGGTTGCGGCCATGATGCGCCGCCCACGTTCGACGCCGGACCTTGCCGAAGAGGGCGGCTCACCTGCCGCCGCTGTGAGTGAGGCGCGGAAGTACACCCACAACGGCCTGGATCTGAGTTACGAATCCCGCACCGTTGCCGTTGACGGCCATGAATTGAGCCTGACGCGCACCGAGTTCGACCTGCTGCATGCCCTGCTCGAGGCGGGCCGCATGGTCCGTACCAAAGCGGACCTGGTGCGCCGTCTACGGGACGAACCATACGACGTCGGAAGTTACATCAGCGAAGCGGACGAGCGGTCCGTGGAAGTGCACATGGGCAACCTGCGCAAGAAACTCGGCGATTCCGCACAGAATCCGCGCTGGCTGCAGACCGTCCGCGGCGTGGGCTACCGGCTGGCTCCCGCCGAGCACTGA
- a CDS encoding sensor histidine kinase, whose amino-acid sequence MSSTWKDSSGRIRFFRRPFHEYSLRGRVMLSQMPLSVTVGITAFLILAFFPETLLNPLFISFLLSQAVILILCFAVPWQQLPYPSFLVIPLLDLVSISLGREGGQDSLTGLSLMAVFPVIWLCASGLFPKTAVALSFFGPLGIIWVPLFLRGDVSGPGLARSFLLPVMMLGIGVTVSVMTLSMVRQQRDLEEKDSQLRGVLTGSKRQERLLNTVLDTVHLGVLAVDAQGNDILMNRKQRKHHQLATPPTIDDPNESQLLVFAADRTTLVPTDQRPVRRAILGEEFTDYLVWLGAGAEQRAISTSARPMQDQDGNFAGSVIVFSDVTELVNALTAKDDFVSNVSHEFRTPLTSILGYVELLLDDDDDLTDSQRGPLEIIRRNSERLLTLVSDLLSSRNGQLLVTPEAVNVAELVRTSVTAALPRAAESGIQLRADAPATLEAQIDAARISQVLDNLVSNAIKYSPDGGDVVVSLRSEDGHMVCSVSDTGMGMSQQDQEEVFAKFFRSAAVRNSTIPGVGLGLSISKAIVEAHGGRVSLASEVGKGTTFTFAVPVQN is encoded by the coding sequence ATGAGCAGTACCTGGAAAGACTCATCCGGACGGATCCGGTTCTTCCGGCGGCCTTTCCACGAGTATTCCCTGCGGGGCAGGGTGATGCTGAGCCAAATGCCGCTGTCCGTCACGGTAGGAATCACGGCTTTTCTTATCTTGGCGTTCTTCCCAGAAACGCTGCTAAATCCCCTTTTCATCAGTTTTCTGCTGTCACAGGCGGTAATACTGATCCTCTGTTTTGCCGTGCCCTGGCAGCAGCTTCCCTACCCCTCTTTCCTGGTGATACCGCTCTTGGATCTGGTTTCGATTTCCCTCGGCAGGGAGGGAGGCCAGGACAGCCTGACGGGACTGAGCCTGATGGCGGTTTTTCCGGTGATCTGGCTATGCGCGTCCGGGCTGTTCCCCAAGACGGCAGTGGCACTGTCCTTCTTCGGCCCTTTGGGAATCATCTGGGTACCGCTGTTTCTCCGCGGCGACGTCTCAGGTCCGGGCCTTGCGCGCTCCTTCCTGCTGCCAGTAATGATGCTTGGTATTGGAGTCACAGTGTCCGTCATGACGCTCAGCATGGTCCGGCAGCAGCGGGATCTCGAGGAGAAGGACTCCCAGCTTCGCGGTGTGCTGACCGGAAGCAAGCGCCAGGAACGGCTGTTGAACACTGTTCTGGACACGGTGCACCTGGGCGTCCTCGCCGTCGACGCCCAGGGCAATGACATCCTGATGAACCGCAAGCAGCGCAAGCATCACCAGCTGGCCACGCCGCCAACCATTGACGATCCCAACGAATCCCAGCTGCTGGTGTTCGCCGCCGACCGGACCACGCTGGTCCCCACCGACCAGCGGCCCGTCCGGCGCGCGATCCTCGGCGAGGAATTCACCGACTACCTGGTGTGGCTCGGAGCGGGAGCCGAACAACGCGCAATATCCACCAGCGCGCGGCCCATGCAGGACCAGGACGGCAATTTCGCCGGCTCCGTCATTGTGTTCAGCGACGTCACCGAGCTGGTGAACGCGCTGACCGCCAAGGACGACTTCGTCTCCAACGTCTCGCACGAATTCCGGACTCCACTCACTTCGATTCTTGGTTACGTTGAGCTTCTGCTGGACGACGACGACGATCTCACCGACTCCCAGCGCGGCCCGCTGGAGATCATCCGGCGAAACTCCGAACGGTTGCTCACACTGGTCTCGGATCTGCTCTCCAGCCGCAACGGCCAGCTGCTGGTCACCCCGGAGGCGGTGAACGTGGCTGAGCTGGTACGCACCAGCGTCACCGCCGCCCTGCCGCGTGCCGCAGAATCGGGCATCCAGCTGCGAGCCGACGCGCCGGCCACGCTTGAGGCCCAGATCGATGCCGCGCGCATCTCCCAGGTGCTGGACAACCTCGTCTCGAATGCGATCAAGTACTCTCCCGACGGCGGCGACGTAGTGGTGTCGCTGCGGTCCGAGGACGGCCACATGGTATGCAGCGTTAGCGATACGGGCATGGGCATGAGCCAGCAGGACCAGGAGGAGGTTTTCGCCAAGTTCTTCCGGTCCGCGGCCGTCCGCAATTCGACGATTCCCGGCGTCGGGCTGGGCCTGTCCATCAGCAAGGCCATTGTGGAAGCCCACGGTGGGCGCGTCTCGCTCGCCAGCGAGGTGGGGAAAGGCACCACGTTCACGTTCGCGGTGCCCGTGCAGAACTGA
- a CDS encoding TetR/AcrR family transcriptional regulator codes for MRERIVNSAYDLFARRGIRDVGINELISSSGVAKATFYRHFASKDELVLAFLEKRDQVWTVNSIMGEARRRADAPEQQLLAIFDVFTDWFHRTDFEACSFINVLLEMGASHPLGRASIDYLAKIREHVKQLADEAGLQRTDDFSRSWHILMKGSIISAAEGDLDAARRARRLGRWLIEDHRA; via the coding sequence ATGCGCGAACGGATCGTGAACTCCGCGTACGACCTCTTCGCCCGGCGCGGCATCCGGGATGTCGGCATCAATGAACTCATCAGCAGCTCGGGCGTCGCAAAAGCCACCTTCTACCGCCATTTCGCTTCCAAGGATGAGCTCGTGTTGGCGTTCCTCGAGAAACGCGACCAGGTCTGGACAGTCAACTCCATCATGGGGGAGGCCCGGCGCAGGGCGGACGCTCCCGAGCAGCAGCTGCTCGCCATCTTTGACGTCTTCACGGACTGGTTCCACCGCACGGACTTTGAAGCCTGTTCCTTCATCAATGTGCTGCTGGAAATGGGCGCCTCCCACCCGCTGGGTCGGGCCAGCATCGACTACCTCGCCAAGATCCGGGAACACGTGAAGCAGCTCGCGGACGAGGCCGGGCTGCAGCGGACTGACGATTTTTCCCGCTCATGGCACATTTTGATGAAGGGCTCGATCATCTCGGCGGCGGAGGGCGACCTGGACGCGGCCCGGCGTGCGCGCCGGCTGGGCAGATGGCTGATCGAGGACCACCGGGCATAG